The nucleotide window CAATGTGCTATCTGTCCTCCAACCTGCAGGTCCCCCAGTTAATGTTACCTGCAACATATTTATCAACAGCTTTGGTTCTATAGCAGAAACTACAATGGTGAGTTGGAGTGTTGTGCTTGGTCATGTTGTCTACAGCCTGGCTATTTTTCTCCTCTGGAGTTTAAGATTTAAATCATCCAATCCAAATCATTTCTTTACTGTTCATGAGCTAATTTTCCTTTTAGTTTATGGATGTTTTCAACGTTTGCTTCTTCAAGTGCGATGATTCACTTTGTCCCATCCCCTTAGTCTACTGGCAGCTCCAGGGGGCAAGTATAGCACACTATACTCAAGGCAATATTCGATTGCTATTCCCATGACACTCCCTTGTGCATGTGTTAAATTAGTTCCGTTTTAATAATTGACACAGTGAATGCAAGCACATAATTCACTTTAATTGCAGCCAATAGCTGTAGGTGTGAGATTTAAGCAGATTGATCGGGTGTAATATTTGAAGACATCCAACTGCCCAAGGGGTAAACAATAGCAAACCTGGAATACGCATTGAGATCCCATTCAATAGTTATATCGCAATGACAGTCTTTGCCAGCTGAGCTGGGGTTCAAACAGTTGCCCACAGTTGTTCAATAACTTGTCACACATAAGCATACACATCTGGGACTGCCAATAGACTGTTGACCGCAAATACACTACTGCCTACCAAATAGGTCTGTTCTGAAAGGGAGAGAAAAGGCATCTCATCTGATACGGTCTGTTCATCTGCAATCAATTTAGCTTCTTAAAACCTGCCTGATTCAATACTAAATGCATCTTCAAACTTTAATGTACTTTCTGGGTCACCCAAACATCATCTATCTCCTATTATGGCACTTCAGCAATAACAGAGGAAACTGATCATATGGAGCAAGTAACTAAGTTAGACTGATGGCTGCAATTCTTTGATGGCTCTTTTCAACAAATTTGTATCTACTCTTAAAATGTCATTTGGATTTTAGATGATGGTATTGCGTGGTGATTTACAAACATACATATATGCATTGAAATCCATGTATTGCATCCATTCATTCATGCTATTATTTATCATATtataattctatgtaaaaaattAAATTGAGAAATTTCTCTAGTTAAGGTTGTGGTAGTCCCACAGTGTCAGTATTCTATTACCATTGATATTAATATTAGTATCATTGGTGCAATATTAGCGCCTTAGTGCCAAATGTAATACTGCATGTCACTATGATGGAACCAAAAACCTGAGGCAGGCATTTGGCCTACATATTAAGAGGATAATGTTGTTTTGTATTAGTAGCGCTATCATTCTAAATATGTAAAAGTCCACAGCAAAATAATGTTTTCATGAGTAAGTGACCAGTCATTGTATTCACTGACTATGACACAACATATTCTAGTCATCAAAAGTAGAGTACTGTATATTTAATGGAGATAGACAAAAGTAGTTTATATGTCAAAATAAAGCAATTCTAAAGCTGATTTCACTATTTCCTCAAGGATTACAGAGTGAACATCTTCCTGCGACAGAAGTGGAGAGACCCTCGGCTGGCGTACAGCAAATACCCAGACTCTTCTCTGGACCTGGATCCGTCCATGTTGGATTCTATCTGGAAACCTGACCTGTTCTTTGCCAATGAGAAAGGCGCCAACTTCCATGATGTCACCACAGACAACAAGCTCCTGAGGGTCTTCAAAGATGGTACCGTCCTGTACAGTATCAGGTCAGATGTGGGGCATGCATTGAATGGTGGACTCAACTCTATTGATTGGGGGAAATAAGTGAAATAGGCTGGAGAGATGTAGAACAAGGTCACGCAAAACATTTCCTGTTGGAAACATCCAAACAAAGAAAATATTCAAATCCAGTGAGATTTCAGCAGACAGTCAAAGATTCCCTTTAATGTTAGTCTACTTCAAAGCCCTTAACGCACATGTAATTACTTTTGTAAGAAACATCAAAGACTACCTCTCTGGTTTCATGGGATTCATCTCAATAAAGCATTCCTTTACCTGGAGAAATTGGCTGCAATATGGTCTCCACTAAGAGTCTCCATAGAAACACAAACTACTAGAGTAGCCAAAGGCTACAGCGAATTTTTCTCCAAAGATGTTTAGAATACGTTCAGGGACGGAGTATGGAAAAAAAGCCGCTCATGTAGGCTATTCATTTCCATTGGGCATTTGCTTCATCCCTAGCGTTGCATGGAATCAGTAAGATGGAATCACTTCGCAGTAGATGCAGCCCACTCGTAGTAGATGAGACATGGGTAACCTTCATACAATAGCCTCCTCCTACAAAAATCACTACTACACTTACATTACATtaaatttcatttcatttcaataTCACTTCAGTCACACAACTCAGCCTCAGATTTAAACCTCAAGGCAGCGGAATAATGCAGCTCAATTTTGTCCATTTGGAGAGCTGATTCAGGCGAGGGAGCCCAGGTGTGGCGGGAGGCAGGGGGTTCTGAGAGAACAGATGAAAGGTGGTTAGCCGCTCGCTCCATTCatgagagaagagatgagagagagagcagactgcaGACGACAATACATCTCAGACGCAATAACTGTCCAGTAATGAAAGTGTGATAAGAACCTGCTGAAGGGAATCCCACATGCTGTGTGGGAGGAGGAGGCTCTCagaggggaaggagaaagagCATTGACTGCAGGAGAGGAGCATATGTttatcacatactgtacacagtagGCATACATTGTAGGGAGCTTTTATTTAAATCTTGAAACAGTAAACATTAGGTTCCATATAAGATTTTTACTTTTACATTACATGCATCTATTGAGTGAGGTATAGGACACGATAATGCAATAAGCCAGTATCTACATAATTTATATCATTTATTTGTACATTCACAAAGAATGCCTGCACAGTTGACTCCTTACCTTTACATGTCTCTTCTTCAAAGGTTGACTCTCATTCTATCTTGTCCAATGGATCTGAAGAACTTTCCCATGGACATGCAGATCTGTACCATGCAACTGGAGAGCTGTAAGTGACTGCTCCTTACATCCCACATGGTAAAGCACATGCAATATGGTTTGTAAAAATGCAATAACATCTCAAACATCTTTGCTGTGTTCATTCATTCCTCAGTTGGCTACACCATGAATGATTTGATCTTTGAGTGGGAGAGCAAGGACAAAAATCCTGTGCAGGTGGCCGCAGGGCTCACCCTCCCCCAGTTCATCATGAGAGATGAGAAGGAGCTGGGATACTGTACCAAAAGCTACAACACCGGTcagagaaccacacacacacacatactgtacacacacacaccacacacaaagacattctcacgcacacacaccacacctctcACCACACCGTCCCTGATCTGAGGTGTCAGTGTGTTTTGTTCTCCAGGTAAATTCACCTGCATTGAGGTGAAGTTCCACTTGGAGAGACAGATGGGTTACTACCTGATCCAGATGTACATCCCCAGCCTCCTCATTGTCATCCTCTCCTGGGTCTCCTTCTGGATCAACATGGACGCCGCGCCCGCCAGGGTAGCGCTGGGCATCACCACTGTTCTCACCATGACAACCCAGAGCTCTGGCTCCAGAGCCTCCCTTCCTAAGGTAATCCTGTTAACCCAAGCAGGGTGAGTGGACAATCTGATGGAGGAGAAAGGGATACTGGGCCATGTTCAGATCAATCAATCTTCCATTGCCTACTCATTTTCGAAGTCGTACATAATCAGATACTGctcatgaaatgtaaatatgccTAAGGTTGAAGTCTCTATGCTTCCCTGAATTTTGAGTATTGGGTTCTGATTCAAGTGGCCTAGGGCAATAGATAAGCAATCAATTGATTTATATCAAGCGAATATCAATGCATTTGTGaagtttttcatttttaaaatcAATAAGTTGCAAAACAGTGAAGACCTTTAAACATTACATTATCACAATATATTTAAGAAATGTATTTAACTTGTTAGAATAGTGATTTAGGTGGGGACATGACTAAATTAAACAGTAGTGTATACACAGCGACAGTACACTGTCAAACACTAAATTGCTATTAACACTTACGCTAGCAAGAGGCCTCCAGTGTGAGTCATCTCTTGAAGATCAATCATTTTCCTACATATTGGACCGCACATGACCACGAAGGGCTCGACCACGGAGGGCTCGGCCACGTCAAAGAGGCCCGCATGAAAGAAACGCTGATAAATATTAACAGAGGACTTTGAGAGGCCCAACTCAGAGCAACAATAGCTCAATATGCCTAAAGAGCACTCAACAATGTTGAGTTGTTTTCTCTCCATGcaaatgtcctgtcattttgagAGACAGACGAGGTCATTGTAGGATGAATAAGAGGTCATCCTTCAGATTCTAGCCTCCATCTCACATCTGGCTGGGAGATGAAGGCTTCAGTCTAACTGCTACTGTTTCCTTTATGTTACCTTGGTAATTGAAGCAGCAATTATTTCCTTCCAGTGCTATCGCTGAAATCACTCATATCAATTTCAGCATTGAAAGTTTAAAGCACTTGTTAGCAAATACCACCCCTCTAATTATAGTGATTTAGAATTTACATCAACAAAGCACAATGAGGGAAGATAATAATCCCATTGAAATGTTAATTGAACGATGCATCATGACGCCAGGACATAGAAGGATTATGCCGTCCCAGTAAACTATTGTTTGCTTGTTTCTTGTCACAGGTGTCCTATGTGAAGGCCATTGATATCTGGATGGCCGTGTGTCTCCTGTTTGTATTCGCTGCCCTACTGGAATATGCTGGGGTTAACTTTGTTTCCAGGCAACAGAAGGATTTACTTCGCTTGAGGCGAAGACAGAGGCGGACTCACAAGGTAAACAGTCTAGTCTTGAGGAGCATCCCACTGGACACATACTGCTTAAATCAATGTTGTTTGTActccatttcaatgaaattacattgaaccaaagtGGAATAGACATtcaattgacgtctgtgcccagtgggattgcCTTTAGAACAGTCACTGCAAAGCCCAGACTCATTAACCATTTTTAAAGAGTGGGAGTTCCACTCTAGTATTTTTTAATTGCTATtgaagagatggggagagacaggAAAGATTGAGAAAATGTGTGTTGAAAATGCAATATGGGACCAGGATTCGATCAATCCCTCGCTTACACAGGCTTACATGCACCAAAGGCAGGCGGTGCCAGTAACTGCTACACCAAATCCCAGGGCCTCATAGCTGAACATATGAATGGTGTCTTTCAAAAGGAAGTGTGACATGTTGAAACTGGGCTGAATGAACATTTAGGGCAGTCAGAGACTTGTTGACTGAAGTGTGTCAGGTTATCTAAGGTTATCTAAGTGTGTTAGCttgttgttgctgctgcagcagagggagggagggagggagggtgtatcTGGGAGACATTCAGCTGTGTCCCCAGTGTTAATGAAGCAGCTGTAGATGTCGCCTGGAGGCATCCTCAGGTAAAGGGTACAACACCTGAGTCACGGGCCAAGAAAAGGACGCAAGAACATGGCTACTGGCCATACACCACAATGTCATAGTGTGTGTGCACATGGGAGTGTGTCTGAAACTCTTTCTCTCCATTGAACAGAAGCATACTCACCATGGTTCTGCCTTTGTTTTGTTTCACCAGGATGATGACATGAGGGATGGCCGCTTCAATTTCTCTGGTTACGGCATGACTCAGTGTCTGAAGGATGGGGCGGCTGTTAAAAATGCTGTCCCAAACTCCAGCCCAGCACCACCAACCCCTAAAGAGAAAGAGGTGATAAGGAAGAGGTTTGTGGACAGGGCCAAGAGGATTGACACTGTGTCCCGAGCAGCCTTCCCTATGGCCTTCCTCCTCTTCAACATCTTCTATTGGATAACATACAAGGTCATCAGGCATGAGGACATTGGCATGCAGTCAGGGTAGTCACTCTGCCGGCAGGATTTACCTATGGAACTCTCATCTTTCTCTCACTCTAATCTTACTGAATGAGAAATGATTGGTCAGCACAGTGAGACTACTTTATGTTGTGGGACTGTACATGGAGGAGAGGCACAGTGATGCTGGGGGTGGTGGTGTTCTTTCAGG belongs to Salmo trutta chromosome 20, fSalTru1.1, whole genome shotgun sequence and includes:
- the LOC115155783 gene encoding glycine receptor subunit alpha-2-like, yielding MNRPFIKVLTALFACLMETNNSRVVDAKEHESRSGSTTNLSPSDFLDSLMGRTSGYDARIRPNFKGPPVNVTCNIFINSFGSIAETTMDYRVNIFLRQKWRDPRLAYSKYPDSSLDLDPSMLDSIWKPDLFFANEKGANFHDVTTDNKLLRVFKDGTVLYSIRLTLILSCPMDLKNFPMDMQICTMQLESFGYTMNDLIFEWESKDKNPVQVAAGLTLPQFIMRDEKELGYCTKSYNTGKFTCIEVKFHLERQMGYYLIQMYIPSLLIVILSWVSFWINMDAAPARVALGITTVLTMTTQSSGSRASLPKVSYVKAIDIWMAVCLLFVFAALLEYAGVNFVSRQQKDLLRLRRRQRRTHKDDDMRDGRFNFSGYGMTQCLKDGAAVKNAVPNSSPAPPTPKEKEVIRKRFVDRAKRIDTVSRAAFPMAFLLFNIFYWITYKVIRHEDIGMQSG